The following coding sequences lie in one Streptomyces sp. NBC_00510 genomic window:
- the lnt gene encoding apolipoprotein N-acyltransferase, whose protein sequence is MTVKVDGPRTASPRLASPWTRGAAAAAAGALPALAFPAPSLWWLVYVALVPWMLLARAAPTGRRAALDGWLGGAGFMAAVHHWLIPSLHVFIVLIALLLGALWAPWGWLVRRLLGGTPGRRTVLAATVLVPSAWLLVELVRSWEYLGGPWGLLGASQWQVAPALRLASIGGVWLVSFLVVAVNTALAALLAVPSCRAAAGSVLAAAAVGTTAVWAWAPVPARSGESVRVAVVQPGVIDGPQPRFDRGERLTRALAGKGVDLVVWGESSVGFDLSARPDLADRLAALSRDVGADILVNVDARRADGLGISKTSVLMGPDGPAGPVYDKMRLVPFGEYVPARTVLGWATSVGRAAGEDRIRGDHQVVMDEGSVRLGPLVCFESAFPDMSRHLADDGAQLLVAQSSTSSFQGSWAPAQHASLAALRSAESWRPMVHATLTGISAVHDARGERIGPSLGTSRSAAQVYDVPLSSGRSPYDRLGDWVPRLGVLLLAGAGAYEAALRRSARSRR, encoded by the coding sequence GTGACGGTGAAGGTCGACGGGCCGCGGACGGCTTCCCCCCGGCTCGCCTCGCCCTGGACGCGCGGCGCGGCGGCCGCGGCGGCGGGGGCGCTGCCCGCGCTGGCGTTCCCCGCGCCGTCGCTGTGGTGGCTGGTGTACGTCGCCCTCGTGCCGTGGATGCTGCTGGCGCGCGCCGCGCCGACGGGGCGGCGGGCCGCCTTGGACGGCTGGCTGGGCGGGGCCGGCTTCATGGCGGCCGTGCACCACTGGCTGATCCCGAGCCTGCACGTCTTCATCGTGCTCATCGCCCTGCTGCTGGGGGCCCTGTGGGCGCCGTGGGGGTGGCTGGTGCGGCGGCTGCTCGGGGGCACACCGGGCCGCCGCACGGTCCTGGCGGCGACGGTGCTGGTGCCGTCCGCCTGGCTGCTGGTCGAGCTGGTGCGGTCGTGGGAGTACCTGGGCGGGCCGTGGGGGCTGCTGGGGGCGAGCCAGTGGCAGGTGGCGCCGGCGCTGCGGCTGGCCTCGATCGGGGGCGTGTGGCTGGTCAGCTTCCTGGTGGTGGCGGTGAACACGGCGCTGGCCGCGCTCCTCGCGGTGCCCTCGTGCCGGGCGGCCGCGGGGTCGGTGCTGGCGGCCGCGGCGGTGGGCACGACGGCGGTGTGGGCCTGGGCGCCGGTCCCGGCCCGCAGCGGGGAGTCCGTGCGGGTGGCGGTGGTGCAGCCGGGGGTGATCGACGGGCCGCAGCCGCGCTTCGACCGCGGGGAGCGGCTGACCCGTGCGCTCGCGGGCAAGGGCGTGGACCTGGTGGTGTGGGGGGAGAGCAGCGTCGGCTTCGACCTGTCGGCGCGCCCCGACCTGGCCGACCGGCTGGCCGCGCTGTCCCGGGACGTCGGCGCCGACATCCTGGTCAACGTCGACGCCCGGCGGGCGGACGGCCTCGGGATATCCAAGACCTCGGTGCTGATGGGTCCGGACGGGCCGGCCGGCCCGGTCTACGACAAGATGCGGCTGGTGCCCTTCGGCGAGTACGTCCCGGCCCGCACCGTGCTGGGCTGGGCCACGTCGGTGGGCAGGGCCGCCGGTGAGGACCGGATCCGGGGCGACCACCAGGTGGTCATGGACGAGGGCTCGGTGCGGCTGGGCCCCCTGGTGTGCTTCGAGTCGGCGTTCCCCGACATGAGCCGGCACCTCGCGGACGACGGGGCGCAGCTGCTGGTGGCGCAGTCCTCCACGTCCTCGTTCCAGGGGAGCTGGGCGCCCGCACAGCACGCCTCGCTGGCGGCGCTGCGCTCGGCCGAGTCGTGGCGGCCGATGGTACACGCGACGCTGACCGGGATCAGCGCGGTCCACGACGCCCGCGGCGAGCGGATCGGCCCGTCGCTGGGGACGTCGCGCAGCGCGGCGCAGGTCTACGACGTGCCGCTGAGTTCCGGGCGCAGCCCGTACGACCGGCTCGGCGACTGGGTGCCCCGGCTGGGGGTGCTGCTGCTGGCCGGGGCGGGCGCGTACGAGGCGGCGCTCAGGAGGTCTGCTCGGTCACGGCGGTGA
- a CDS encoding Gfo/Idh/MocA family oxidoreductase encodes MEPLRIGVIGLGDIARKAYLPVLTAQPGVELHLHTRTRATLDAVGDTHRVPVPHRHETLDALLDQGLDGAFVHAPTETHVEITERLIAAGVPVYVDKPLAYDLAGAEHLVRLAEERGVGLTVGFNRRHAPGYVQCADHPRDLILLQKNRIGHPETARTVVFDDFIHVVDTLRFLLPGPVEHTDVRARVRGGLLHHVTLQLSGEGFTAIGVMNRMSGSNEEVLEVMGQDSKRQVFNLAEVVDHKGQPTVRRRGDWVPVARQRGIEGIALAFLDAVRHGKPLDARDALQTHELCERVVTAVTEQTS; translated from the coding sequence ATGGAACCCCTCAGGATCGGGGTCATCGGACTCGGCGACATCGCGCGCAAGGCGTACCTGCCGGTGCTGACCGCGCAGCCGGGGGTGGAACTCCATCTGCACACCCGCACCCGCGCCACCCTCGACGCCGTCGGCGACACCCACCGGGTCCCGGTCCCGCACCGCCACGAGACCCTCGACGCCCTGCTCGACCAGGGGCTCGACGGGGCGTTCGTGCACGCCCCCACCGAGACGCACGTGGAGATCACCGAACGCCTCATCGCCGCGGGCGTCCCCGTCTACGTCGACAAACCGCTCGCCTACGACCTGGCCGGGGCCGAGCACCTGGTGCGCCTCGCCGAGGAACGCGGGGTCGGGCTGACGGTCGGCTTCAACCGCCGCCACGCTCCGGGCTACGTGCAGTGTGCCGACCACCCGCGCGACCTGATCCTCCTGCAGAAGAACCGCATCGGGCACCCGGAGACCGCGCGCACCGTCGTCTTCGACGACTTCATCCACGTCGTCGACACCCTGCGCTTCCTCCTCCCCGGCCCCGTCGAGCACACCGACGTCCGGGCACGGGTCCGCGGCGGGCTGCTCCACCACGTCACGCTCCAGCTGTCCGGCGAAGGCTTCACCGCGATCGGCGTGATGAACCGCATGAGCGGCTCCAACGAGGAGGTCCTGGAGGTCATGGGCCAGGACAGCAAGCGCCAGGTGTTCAACCTGGCCGAGGTCGTGGACCACAAGGGCCAGCCCACCGTCCGCCGCCGCGGCGACTGGGTCCCCGTCGCCCGCCAGCGCGGAATAGAGGGGATCGCCCTCGCCTTCCTCGACGCCGTACGGCACGGCAAGCCCCTCGACGCCCGCGACGCGCTGCAGACCCATGAACTGTGCGAGCGCGTCGTCACCGCCGTGACCGAGCAGACCTCCTGA
- a CDS encoding SpoIIE family protein phosphatase, which yields MGRRTGHGEHGGGKERHGLRPPAAAAVAAGDTGVLTAWGEDACRLLGWSSAEVLGRPAGTLLAAPLPFAALRRIAAGRAWAGPVVLRHRDGGDVPVRLGLRLLSDASGTAHWAVTATAPGRPEPDAGVLAQLPVAVAVYDREVRLSTANAAMERLVGRSVEEVRGQRLREFMPGAAFEEFDRVQEEVMQTGATARLESLGRPPGDDRDHAYAMLVFPLRDGSGQVTGVSAAVYETTEQFHARRRLDIVNEASTCIGTTLDITRTAQELADVSVRRFADMVSVDLLDSVVRGEEPGPLPAAGALAFRRVAQQSVLPGCPEAAAQVGELDTVPEHSPAACALVTGRGSLHRTHEPEIRRWTEYDRARGRSVVDYGVHSLMVVPLRARGATLGLAIFIRHRTLDPFHADDLLLAEEIAARAAVCVDNARRYSRERATALTLQRSMLPRHSPRQAAVEVASRYLPAGSRAGVGGDWFDVIPLSGARVALVVGDVVGHGVHASATMGRLRTAVRTLADVDLAPDELLTQLDDLVVRLDMEEGQGIEGGSDQFSGEVGATCLYAVYDPVTRRCTMARAGHPLPAVVLPGGRADFPDLPAGPPLGLGGLPFESAELDLPEGSLLALYTDGLIESAGHDVDAGLALLARTLTRPAGSLDELCDNVLYGLLPDRPRDDIALLVARTRALDAHQVATWELPDDPAVVAQARRTTAEQLREWGLGEAVFITELVVSELVTNAIRYAGGGPIQLRLIRDATLICEVSDTSSTAPHLRRARIFDEGGRGLLLVAQLTQRWGSRQTPTGKTIWAEQELA from the coding sequence ATGGGAAGGCGTACCGGCCACGGGGAGCACGGGGGAGGGAAGGAGCGCCACGGGCTGAGGCCGCCCGCGGCCGCTGCCGTCGCTGCCGGTGACACGGGGGTGCTGACCGCCTGGGGCGAGGACGCCTGCCGGCTGCTCGGCTGGTCGTCCGCCGAGGTGCTCGGCCGGCCCGCCGGCACCCTGCTCGCCGCCCCGCTGCCCTTCGCCGCACTGCGCCGCATCGCCGCCGGACGCGCCTGGGCGGGCCCCGTCGTCCTGCGCCACCGCGACGGCGGGGACGTGCCGGTCCGGCTGGGGCTGCGCCTCCTCAGCGACGCGTCGGGCACCGCGCACTGGGCCGTCACCGCGACCGCCCCCGGGCGACCGGAACCGGACGCCGGGGTCCTCGCCCAGCTCCCGGTCGCCGTCGCCGTCTACGACCGCGAGGTACGGCTCAGCACCGCCAACGCGGCGATGGAGCGCCTGGTCGGCAGGAGCGTGGAGGAGGTGCGCGGGCAGCGGCTGCGCGAGTTCATGCCCGGCGCGGCCTTCGAGGAGTTCGACCGCGTCCAGGAGGAGGTGATGCAGACCGGCGCGACCGCGCGCCTGGAGAGCCTCGGCCGCCCGCCCGGCGACGACCGCGACCACGCGTACGCGATGCTGGTCTTCCCGCTCAGGGACGGGTCGGGACAGGTCACCGGGGTGTCCGCCGCGGTCTACGAGACGACCGAGCAGTTCCACGCCCGGCGCCGCCTGGACATCGTCAACGAGGCGAGCACCTGCATCGGCACCACCCTGGACATCACCCGCACCGCGCAGGAACTCGCCGACGTCTCCGTACGGCGGTTCGCCGACATGGTCAGCGTCGACCTGCTGGACTCCGTCGTCCGCGGTGAGGAACCCGGCCCGTTGCCGGCCGCGGGCGCCCTCGCCTTCCGCCGCGTCGCCCAGCAGTCCGTGCTGCCCGGCTGTCCCGAGGCCGCGGCCCAGGTCGGGGAGCTGGACACGGTGCCCGAGCACTCACCGGCCGCCTGCGCCCTGGTCACCGGGCGGGGGTCGCTGCACCGCACCCACGAGCCGGAGATCCGGCGCTGGACGGAGTACGACCGCGCCCGCGGCAGGAGCGTCGTCGACTACGGCGTGCACTCGCTGATGGTCGTGCCGCTGCGCGCCCGGGGCGCGACCCTCGGGCTGGCGATCTTCATCCGGCACCGCACCCTCGACCCCTTCCACGCCGACGACCTGCTGCTCGCCGAGGAGATCGCCGCCCGGGCCGCCGTCTGCGTGGACAACGCCCGCCGCTACTCCAGGGAACGGGCCACCGCCCTCACCCTGCAGCGCAGCATGCTCCCCCGGCACTCCCCGCGGCAGGCCGCCGTCGAGGTCGCCTCCCGTTACCTGCCGGCCGGCTCCCGGGCGGGCGTGGGCGGCGACTGGTTCGACGTGATCCCGCTCAGCGGCGCCCGGGTGGCGCTCGTGGTGGGCGACGTCGTAGGCCACGGGGTGCACGCCTCGGCGACGATGGGACGGCTGCGCACCGCCGTGCGGACCCTCGCCGACGTCGACCTGGCGCCAGACGAACTCCTCACCCAGCTCGACGACCTGGTGGTACGCCTCGACATGGAGGAGGGGCAGGGCATCGAGGGCGGCTCGGACCAGTTCTCCGGGGAGGTCGGCGCCACCTGCCTGTACGCGGTCTACGACCCCGTCACCCGGCGCTGCACCATGGCACGCGCCGGCCACCCGCTGCCCGCCGTGGTGCTGCCCGGCGGCCGGGCCGACTTCCCCGACCTGCCCGCTGGGCCGCCGCTGGGGCTGGGCGGGCTGCCCTTCGAGTCGGCGGAGCTGGACCTGCCCGAGGGCAGCCTGCTGGCCCTGTACACGGACGGCCTGATCGAATCGGCCGGGCACGACGTCGACGCGGGGCTCGCGCTGCTCGCCCGGACGCTCACCCGGCCGGCGGGGAGCCTGGACGAACTCTGCGACAACGTGCTGTACGGGCTGCTGCCGGACCGGCCCCGCGACGACATCGCGCTGCTGGTCGCCCGGACCCGCGCCCTCGACGCCCACCAGGTCGCCACCTGGGAGCTGCCCGACGACCCGGCCGTCGTCGCGCAGGCGCGCAGGACGACCGCGGAGCAACTCCGCGAGTGGGGGCTGGGGGAGGCCGTGTTCATCACGGAACTGGTCGTCAGCGAACTGGTCACCAACGCGATCCGCTACGCCGGCGGCGGCCCGATCCAGCTCCGGCTGATCCGCGACGCCACCTTGATCTGCGAGGTCTCCGACACCAGCAGCACCGCCCCGCACCTGCGCCGTGCCCGGATCTTCGACGAGGGCGGCCGCGGGCTGCTGCTCGTCGCCCAGCTCACCCAGCGCTGGGGATCCCGGCAGACGCCCACCGGCAAGACGATCTGGGCCGAGCAGGAACTGGCCTGA